From the Odontesthes bonariensis isolate fOdoBon6 chromosome 9, fOdoBon6.hap1, whole genome shotgun sequence genome, the window CGGAAGCTGAGACCTGGGAGTCAAATCTCATCAGTGTCCTCGGCTGTGCTTGTATGACCGGATGCTGTGGCAGGACCCATGTTTTCATCATTTTCCGGTTGAGCATCAGCTAGCTCCCTTTGTCATTCTGTGCGGCACATCTCAGGGTCAGTCGTCTGCTAACAAGGCTCCTTTGAATAAATACCTCTGAGTGCACATTGCCTGGGGCATACAGGCTTGTCTCCTTGTATTCAGGAGCTGCTCGGTTGACTATTATTGTCTTATTTCTGCCCTCATTGAAATCCTTTGTGCTCCCCCCACAGGGAGCAGGGATGCTTTCATTACTGAGCATGGGTGCTGTTATTTGCATGTGTACCCAGCAATTACGTCATTTGGATGTGGCTCAGACAAAAAAAGGTTGAGTGTAGGGTACCAGTGGCAGGCAGAATAATACTTATTTATACTTACCAGTTTTAAGCAGACACACTGAACAGcaattttcagattttcttaATTTGCTGTGACACTGTACACTCCTCTCCCCCAAATGTACTAATTTTCCACCTTAAATCTGCATTCTGCTGGCCCATTTTTGACAGAATCTGTGAATTATACCACTTGCCATTAAAGTCTGGCATTTATAAAGTAACATTGATTGCTTTAGGCGGTTCACTTAAgcattgaagttgaaataaagtACAGCATCACGTTTGTTCGGGCCAGAGGGAAACCTAGATGGGGGATTTAAGTATGGTTCAAACATGAGCACAATCCCACTGTtagctattttattttgctGCTCCTTGATTTTATTTTGCTGCTCCAGCGATTAAAGTCTTGGACGTTTTATATATTAAATGAATTAGATCTTGCCATCTTTTACAgcgtataaacatttttatcacAGCCAAGTCGATAAACAACACACTCTTTCACCCAAGCAATCACTTTTTTTCAGTGCCTGTGTGCTTTGTTGCTCGTTTATTCATACACCGAGATGACACTTCATGAAAAAGAAATTGAAGCTGTCATCTCTAATGGGTGGCACATcattgatcaattccagctgtTCCTCAAAGGCATATTGTCATCCAAACGCTAGTGAGGCGAAAGGAACTAGTGATGCAGATGATCACATTTTAACAACTGTGATTTGGCAGATATTAAGCATCCCCACACACTTtgtgtctgtctttatttatttatttttctttaatagtTTTTAATTACTGGACTAGATTATTTTTAAGTAGATAATACAAATTCCACTTCATTTGTTCTTCTCATATGAGGTCATGCAAAAGCAATTTGATCTAATGTATGATTCAATAACAAGCAAATTCCTCGAAGTCGTTGTGGCATTTAGTTTTCTGTATTAATATAGAAAGAAGACTATTGTCATGTCTTCTAATGTAAAgaatcttttttaaaaaggctGAAATTCAACGCTCTCAGTTGGCGTTTCATTTTAGATACAGTGTGTTGGATTAAAGCCAAAACGATAAAGAAATTGGGTCACTGTCCAGATATTTACAGGCACCTCTGCATTAATCTTTTCATTGCAACAGTTGGATATTTCGCCGTCTCCCTTTTTAATGATTCATCATCATCTAGACAATTATCCAATAAACCACCAGAGAGGAATCAAATTAAATATTTCGACACAGAACATTTCAGTGAGTTTAATTTGATGATATATTCTGTGTGATCCACATTTTCAATGAACTGTAGAACGTAGTCGTTTCGGCCCCAGGCGTAGGTCTCTTCAAATAGAAATGAGAAGTAATTAATGAGACATTTTTACACAAAGTCAGATCCCAAGGCTCTCAGGCTCCTCTAATTTATTGGACTAATCCACTGGTTATTAGGCAACTTTCCCAGTTGATAATGTCTGCTGATGAAAATGCTTGTGTGCAATCAGGGTCACTCAGTGTTTagagttacttttttttttttatcttttcccACAGGTCACATTCCATCATCGCTTGGGGTAATCCTCCGAACCACAGACAAGATTGTGTGGGCAAATGAGTTTGAGCGTAAGTTGGAGGATCACTCTAACCCATTTAGACAaagtacctcttttttttttttttttttgccgatTTCGACTCCCTTTCTGCTTCTCTCACGCAtcctgtttttttctccacagcCATCGAACTGACCTGTTTGATAGAGTCCATCTCAACAAACAACCCAAGGATTGAATGGAAAAAGATCAAAAATGGCATCCCCAGTTATGTGTACTTTCAGAACAGGGTAGCAGGTAAATCTCTTGGCAATTTCAAGGCAATGCCTCAGAACCCAAAGCTCAGCTGAATGAATGGTACCTTTAAAGAACTTGGCACCAAACTCTGCTTTTGAACTGTGAAGCCACACTGTGTATTTGAATGAGCAATTGTAAagtgttcttttttctctctctctctctctctctctctctctctctctctctctcactcttttAAAAAGGGGACTTGGAGAACAGAGCTCAACTCAGAGAGCCAGCCAACATTCTGATCTTCAACACCACTCGATCAGACACTGCAGAGTACCGCTGCGAGGTGGCCGCCATCGACGATCAAAGGGACTTTGATGAAATACTTATTAGCCTTGCCGTTAGAGGTATTGAGAGCAGATACACCACATCACTGACCTGTTCATGACTGACTAAAACATGTACATGACACTAACAGATTAACTgcaaattcatatttttttattctatacATTGACATTCTACATTGACGTTTTGGGAAATGTACACTTCCTCGCTTTCATATCCAGGGTTAGATCAAGAGATCAATAGCACTCTATCTTTCAAACATTCAACCGTTATAACTGGGGTTGCTGGGCAACCAGTTGTTGCCTCGAGTTGCTTGTAGGTTAAACTAATGAGCTGCTGGGACAGAAATCTGCAGTGCCATGCAGCGGGCCTGTAAGCTTCTCTGCTTACCAACCAGACCcaagaaaagacaaaagacaACATTACAGAAGTAAACGTAATTGTATTGTAAATGTACAGTAACTATTTGAAAGCAGGAGAACAGTCAGGGTGAAGTTAGGGTATGTTTGCTGCATTTGTTTGCTACAGCCAGTGGTAAACTTTGCTTGATCACCCGCTGGCTGGCTACTCACTACATCCTTGCCATTAGACACGGCTCCTGGAGCAGACCGTTGCACGCACACGGTCTGGCACTCAAAAGAAAGAGTGCCAGCAGTGTTTGCTGTATGTGGCATGAATATGCAACGGACTGAAGGCACACTCAGACGCTTTTGAGCTGTATCAATTCAGTGAGTCACCGGGACAGCAAACATGAAATCCCTCCAACTTGTACATGCACAACCACCCGTAGTCAGTGTCATTGTTGATGATACAGAGCTATTCTGTTACAATTGTATTCACCTTCTCATTTAACGCCAGCCAAGCAAGAAAGTGAATTCGTACTTCTTGTGATGTCTGCCTTACCACTGTTCACATTTTATGCACCATGTGTTAAATTATATTCATGCATAATAGAAGAATCCAAACTTTCTAGACAAACTTAATTTACTGCTGACTCTTTATGCCTTGCTCAGGCTGTGGTATCAGTAGTGTGCAGCGTAAAGATTGAACAAGCTGTCGTAGATTGATGCGAATTCTGGCTTGTGTGCAGTGAAGCCTGTTGTACCGCGGTGCAGTGTGCCGGAGGCTGTCACAGTGGGAACGTCCACTGAGCTGCGATGTCTGGAGAATGAGGGTTTCCCTGCTTCCCAGTACCGCTGGTTCCACAACAACGAGGAGCTTCCACAGGATCCCAAAAGCAGCCTGAGATTTGTCAACTTCTCCTACAGCATCAACCCGGACACTGGAGGCCTGGTATGAGAGACAAAGGCCCAGGCTTGCCTGCTACTGCAACATTAAgtgcttgtttgttttattttagtctGTAGAAACGATCACTTGCAGCATGGTAATAATTATTCATTATTGCTATAATATTCTAAATTGGAAGTTTTTGGATGGGACTCTTTAGTTTAAGGACAGTCAAATACAGCTCATATAAAGTAAACGGCTTAATCAGAATAAAACCTTAACCATGGAATGGGTAAGTGCAGGATTAATCCCTTTGTGTAAAGATAGCCAGTGAGGAGGCTTACCCAAACACTGACATATGACAGGAGGATAGTGCTGCAAGCTGGTATGTTCATAATATACTTTAACAACATCAGATCCCCATAAAAGTTGAACATATGGCAGTTGTCAGAAATCTAGGGACCATAATACCAAGCTTATTGTCTCACCCATATGGTGAATTGTCACCGTACAGTGTTTAGACCGtcatgaagtcatcccactgcCAGACAACTCATAGCATTGTGTTTCAGAGCACTGACATTTTTCTAAAAATGTCTCCTCAGAAATTTCGACGGGTGAGGAAAGACGATGCAGGGGAGTACTACTGCCAAGCAAAGAATGATGCAGGGCATGCACAGTGCCCTCCACAAATCATGGAAGTCTGTGAGTgacatgcacacagacacacagtttTGTGCGCAGTACTTCAACCTTGAAAGCAGAATCAGACAATGTGCTTGAataagaaagaggcagaaaggggTAGTTAAAGATAAAAAGGAAAGTGGACAAAGTAAGAATGAAGGCCAAACACTAAACAACATGAATAACGTATTAAAATCTATATCCACCTTGATTCGATGCCCTTTAcacatgtgttttgtttttgttcagtatAAGCATGTAAGTATAAGCTGGAGCTTATACTTACATGCTGTCAAGCTATCAGTGTGTAACAGGGTCAGTGGTGCATTCAAGTCCAGTTTTGTTCACAAGGTTACACTGAGAAGAACTCATACAAATGTCCCACTGatgaaatccatccatccatcttttttctatacctgcttaatccaatttagggtcgcggtggggctggagcctatctcagctgttattaggcgagaggcagggtacaccctggacgggtcgccAATCCCACTGATGTAATCTATAGTATATGTGTTGGTAATGAAAGTCGGTTGTACCGCAGAGTAATTTTGGCATACTTATGTAGCTCAATGTCGCAATTTACAAATTTACAAAAGGGTTTAAAACACCCATTGTCTGAGCAGAGAGGCAACATTTTATTGTTGAAAAAGTGAACACATTAGTATGTGTTGTAATgtattattgtaaatgtaaatgtactttatttatacagccccttacagacaatcctttcgGTGTACCAAattgctttacagcaggtaatatttaaagagaagaataattaaaaacaaataaaaacaataaaagaacagtgacagcaataaaatacaacaaaatcgaataagatgaaataagataaaagtatcatcatactactgggtattaaaagcaatcctaaataagtaggattatagcctagatttgaagaggcccaggtcagaaataagacacaGCTCGAcagggagcttattccagagccttattattattattattattactattataataattattataataattattattgtcaTATTACTTTATAtggatacaggtcgtttaggccattggcgtttaggccgcagtcgtttaggcccccctgcagtcgtttaggccgacagaggagtcgtttaggccaggctacctgagcagctgaaatctttattactgtacattcgttattataagatataagtcagctctacaggtctgtctgggtagcctacatatctatggtaaattatttaataaccaactttagtgtggaaacgttttttttatttaataaatggtgatttataaattcataaaattgtggaaataatcatccgcattgccacattcattggacaataatgctgtataatacaaattcggttcgcttaacaatgctaaatcgcgattatgctaacgagcagaaacggacattttaaagagtgcaaatacacaccaggagcaagaaaacactatcagaaaggtaagtaacatgtacacattcatttcacatcagtatgaacataacttacatcgtcagtgactgccgcaccggcgtaaacatgtcgagtggtgaacgtgaagaaaggaagaggaactgcacaaaccgtcttcaaaataaaacgcccacttcaaataataacgaatgtacaataataaagatttcagctgctcaggtagcctggcctaaacgactcctatgttggcctaaacgactgcaggggggcctaaacgactgcggcctaaacgacctgctcccctTTATATGAACCTCCTCTGGTCAGGTCAGGTCAGGGGGGGAGTGTTGAAGAGgaacattttatcaggtgttgtaggtgattttgaacaggtgggttttgagctggcttttgaatgagggGAGTGTATCGGAGTTCCGGATGGCGGGGGGCAGGGAGTTCCAAAGGGTAGGGGCGGCGATGGAGAAGGCTCTGTCCCCAAGGGTGCGGTACTTGGTCTTGGTGATGGGAGTGAGGAGGTTTGCATCAGAGGAGCGGAGACGTCGAGTGGGGGAGTAGCAGTGGAGGAGGTTTGCAAGGTATGGAGGTGCAAGGTTATTGAGGGCTTTGTAGGTGATGAGAAGGATCTTGAAGTTGATTCgctgttttattggaagccagtgaagttgaTAAAGGATGGGAGTGATGTGTTCTCTGGAGGGGGAGTGAGTGAGCAGTCGGGCGGCTGAGTTTTGAACATATTGCAGtttttgaagagcagaggaggggaggCCATACAGGATGCTATTGCAGTAGTCGagtctggaggtgatgaaggcatggaCGAGTGTTTCGGCAGCTGAGGGGGAGAGAGTAGGGCGAAGGTGTGCAATGTTGCGGAGGTGGAAGAAGGCTATTTTGGTAATCTGGTTTATGTGGGATTTGAAGGAgagtgtggggtccatgatgatgccGAGATTTCTGACCAGGGGGGAGGGAGTGACGGAGTGACCATCAATGCAGAGTGAGAAACAAAAAGGCTTTGACAAAGCTCAGAAGGCATGGGGTCCAGAGGGGAGGTGGATGATTTCATGGTGGAGAGTATTTTGGAGAGGTTGGCTGTGGTTATAGGGGAGAAGATGGAAAGCTGGTGGTCGGGGGATGAGGG encodes:
- the jam3a gene encoding junctional adhesion molecule 3B, producing the protein MIRGKMAIARLVACFVLYTTLGHIPSSLGVILRTTDKIVWANEFEPIELTCLIESISTNNPRIEWKKIKNGIPSYVYFQNRVAGDLENRAQLREPANILIFNTTRSDTAEYRCEVAAIDDQRDFDEILISLAVRVKPVVPRCSVPEAVTVGTSTELRCLENEGFPASQYRWFHNNEELPQDPKSSLRFVNFSYSINPDTGGLKFRRVRKDDAGEYYCQAKNDAGHAQCPPQIMEVYDVDILGIFLKSAGGLAVFICLVLCLYSLRRVCVQNKGHNENNYNWPAQNDGVDYGDADEGHFRHKSSFII